The Pseudomonadota bacterium region TTTTTACCCATGCATCCATCATGTCAAGCTCTGATTTTTCCGGCACCCGTGAAGTAGCCTCCGCAAGCCTGAACCATAACTCCGGATTATCCGGTTCCATATCTAATGCATACAGCAGTTTGTTAATTGCCATTACCCTTTCAACTTTGATTGTGGAATTTATCTTTGTAGGCACATAGGCCTGCGCGATCCCGTGTCTCATGACCGACCATCCCCACCAGGTATAGAATGGTACAAACAGGATGAGTAGGATAATGGTGATAATCAGTGAATAGTGATTGGGTGAGTGAGTGATTGAGTGATTGGGGCGCTCTGCGCTTTCGGCTTGCAGGCGTGCAGGCTTGCAGGCGTGCCCGCTTGCTGACCCCTGACCTTTCTCACTCAAATGAACGATATTCCATGTCACTGCCATCAGCCCGAACCATGTCATGATAACCGCCGGACAGCGGAATACAAAGTCGCCTGTTGCATGAATAAGCGGCGCTATAAGGCCCACTATACACCCGAACCCTACCCATTTTGACCATCGCGAATGCCTGTTTATCTGTTCCATCCACTTCCTGAAAACAGCGATGATGAACGCTATGAAGGCTATGAGCACAATAGCCGGGCCTCCCCACCCTGTCTCTGTGAGCAGCTCCACCCAGTCATTATGGGCATGGTCCACTGACTTATTCCATTCTGTTGGCGGTTTATAACGTCTGTACAGTTCCTCGAATGTGCCCCAGCCACTGCCGGTTATCGGAAACCTTTCCGACATCTCCCATGCATGTTTTGTATATTCGAGCCTGCCCAGAGCATTTGGTGATGCAGTTGAAAACCGTTCTACAGTCCGGTCGAATGTAAGGTAGAGATTGTAGGTGACAACCAGCCCGAAGAGGATCAAAAGGGCGGCACCATATCGTCTTGTATCTTTTCTGAAACACAAAAACACGGAGGTAATGATAAACGCGGATGCGCATGCCATAATCCCGCCGCGTGAACCGCTAAGAACAAAACCGACTATAACAAAAACAACAACAAGGCCTGTAAGAATGGCTTTTGTCAAGATATCGCTCAAGGTTTTAATTAATTGCTCCCTTGATGTATCCGCACGAATTTGCCGCAATTTACGGCTGGCGCCGTTTATTTCACTGAAGAATAATCCGATAAAGATCGGGACCAGCATCGCCATATATGCACCGAAATGGTTACGATAGATAAATGTACCGATCGAGTGATCTCCATAAAAAGTGTCTTTCCACCACCAGATGCCTGTAACAGCTTCAATCGACTGGAGCATGCCGTAAAAACTCTGAAATATTCCCATCACAACCCAGACCAGAATGAGCCTCTGCAGATCCTTTCTTTCCTTAACCTTATAGAAAACAAGTTCAAAAAGGGCAGCACACGTGAGGAGTTTAAACCAATCAACCCTTGTGGCGTAAGGGTACAGGCTCAATGGGAGCCATTCAGGGATATTTCCGCCTATCGTATCAAATGCCCGCTTATAGGATGCAAATGCTTCGGGTGAAAGCAGCTTAATTTTCTGTAAAGGTAAGGGCACGATTTGCATAAACACGAGTACAAGTCCAATAAGCATGAAAATATGCAAAGGACAGTGGAAGAAGTGTTGAGTGTTGAGTGTTGAGTGTTGAGTGTTGAAGTCCCTGCTAATCCCTAATCGAAGTCCCTGCTAATCCCTAAT contains the following coding sequences:
- a CDS encoding O-antigen ligase family protein; the protein is MLIGLVLVFMQIVPLPLQKIKLLSPEAFASYKRAFDTIGGNIPEWLPLSLYPYATRVDWFKLLTCAALFELVFYKVKERKDLQRLILVWVVMGIFQSFYGMLQSIEAVTGIWWWKDTFYGDHSIGTFIYRNHFGAYMAMLVPIFIGLFFSEINGASRKLRQIRADTSREQLIKTLSDILTKAILTGLVVVFVIVGFVLSGSRGGIMACASAFIITSVFLCFRKDTRRYGAALLILFGLVVTYNLYLTFDRTVERFSTASPNALGRLEYTKHAWEMSERFPITGSGWGTFEELYRRYKPPTEWNKSVDHAHNDWVELLTETGWGGPAIVLIAFIAFIIAVFRKWMEQINRHSRWSKWVGFGCIVGLIAPLIHATGDFVFRCPAVIMTWFGLMAVTWNIVHLSEKGQGSASGHACKPARLQAESAERPNHSITHSPNHYSLIITIILLILFVPFYTWWGWSVMRHGIAQAYVPTKINSTIKVERVMAINKLLYALDMEPDNPELWFRLAEATSRVPEKSELDMMDAWVKKKKIDIHGDRNNLALYANVFLREAITRNPTNPKPFAYFGWIYGYYGRYDFAERALSMAIYLDPYYPEWYYLTGLIEYNRGLTDIAKTFFKMAVDIDPEYKKKIVVK